One segment of Radiobacillus kanasensis DNA contains the following:
- a CDS encoding YugN family protein gives MRIEGSGIEDTIIDLKPLDHIMNDIAFIRGGQWDYERVTYDYKINSAEKNVTYYVRIQGYAIEGDVDRGNAVIKLRTPLLGKHYYPHGIEYGEQEEFPESVKDRTTKLLEKAKTELDALKNE, from the coding sequence ATGAGAATTGAAGGATCAGGAATTGAAGACACTATTATCGACTTAAAGCCATTGGATCACATCATGAATGATATCGCTTTTATTCGTGGTGGACAATGGGACTATGAAAGAGTTACATATGACTATAAAATAAATTCCGCGGAAAAAAACGTGACTTATTATGTTCGTATTCAGGGCTATGCTATTGAAGGTGACGTGGATAGAGGTAATGCAGTAATTAAATTAAGAACACCCCTTTTAGGGAAGCATTATTATCCGCATGGTATAGAATACGGAGAGCAAGAAGAATTTCCTGAAAGTGTGAAAGATCGTACTACAAAGCTTTTAGAGAAAGCAAAAACAGAATTAGATGCATTAAAAAACGAATAA
- a CDS encoding IS1182 family transposase, whose amino-acid sequence MFKQYNMNQVILPLDLEIKLQKNDIAYAVHDVVEAIPDEAFTGFLRETGCPAYHPRMMMKVVLCAYTQSVFSGRKIEGLLKDSVRMMWLAQGYEPSYRTINRFRVHPEVKELLRQCFVQFRCQLVRENVIEEEAIFIDGTKIEANANKFTFVWRKATEKYSSRLVEKSNRMYEELLEKEIIPEIERESMEELSSQELEKVVEKLEETVGEYDKKIEASEDVSERKQLRSERKTPKQYGKQFKDFVVRKQKYQHDMAIFGERNSYSKTDHDATFMRMKDDYMKNGQLKAGYNVQLATEGQYALAYDVFPNPTDTRTFTPFLDNIEEHFFDLPNYIVADAGYGSEQNYEDVIENRKRTPLITYNQYRKEKKKKYKQDAFNVANWHYDEIEDAFTCPNDKKLTFRYLSNRTDRYGYTRTYNVYECEDCFGCPLRSQCTKAKEGNNRKIYYNEKWENQKAYTRQQLSEKETGKIYGKRKIDVEPVFGFLKANLRFTRMSVRGKEKVEKELGFAFMAVNLRKYTAMNANPTIDGDHNSNQNGSHHRKPMMGTIFRLFLASYVPASRSFCINAFLYAQKYLLMHVLLLHLTCLQERGLQEQLSQQALLFQ is encoded by the coding sequence ATGTTTAAACAGTATAACATGAATCAAGTCATTTTGCCGCTAGATTTGGAAATCAAACTTCAGAAAAACGATATCGCCTATGCCGTCCATGATGTCGTGGAAGCTATTCCAGATGAGGCATTCACTGGATTTCTGCGTGAAACGGGATGTCCGGCTTATCATCCGCGCATGATGATGAAAGTGGTTTTATGTGCTTATACGCAGTCGGTGTTCTCTGGCAGAAAGATCGAGGGATTACTGAAAGACAGTGTCCGGATGATGTGGCTGGCCCAGGGGTATGAACCAAGTTACCGGACAATTAACCGTTTCCGTGTCCATCCGGAGGTAAAGGAACTATTGCGTCAGTGCTTTGTCCAATTCCGTTGTCAGCTTGTCCGAGAAAACGTCATCGAGGAAGAAGCCATTTTTATTGACGGAACGAAAATCGAAGCGAATGCCAACAAGTTTACGTTTGTCTGGCGCAAAGCGACGGAAAAGTACAGTTCCCGTTTAGTGGAAAAGTCTAACCGGATGTATGAAGAACTGTTGGAGAAAGAAATCATTCCGGAAATAGAACGGGAAAGTATGGAGGAACTATCCAGCCAAGAACTCGAAAAAGTGGTGGAAAAGCTGGAGGAGACGGTTGGTGAATATGATAAAAAGATAGAAGCAAGTGAAGACGTAAGCGAACGGAAACAGCTTCGTTCTGAGCGCAAAACCCCTAAACAATACGGCAAGCAATTCAAGGATTTTGTGGTGCGCAAACAAAAATACCAACACGATATGGCCATCTTCGGAGAGCGCAACAGTTATTCGAAAACGGATCACGATGCCACCTTCATGCGCATGAAGGATGATTACATGAAAAACGGCCAGCTCAAAGCCGGGTATAACGTGCAACTTGCGACAGAAGGACAGTATGCGCTCGCTTATGACGTGTTTCCGAATCCAACGGATACGCGTACCTTCACACCTTTCCTGGATAACATTGAGGAACACTTCTTTGACCTACCCAACTATATTGTCGCGGATGCCGGCTATGGGAGTGAACAAAATTACGAAGACGTCATCGAAAATCGGAAACGCACGCCATTGATTACGTATAACCAATACCGGAAAGAAAAGAAAAAGAAATATAAGCAGGATGCCTTTAACGTAGCCAATTGGCATTACGATGAGATCGAAGATGCGTTTACGTGTCCAAACGATAAAAAATTAACATTCCGCTATCTATCCAATCGAACAGACCGATATGGTTATACAAGAACATATAACGTCTATGAGTGTGAGGACTGTTTCGGTTGTCCGTTACGTTCGCAATGTACGAAAGCGAAGGAAGGAAACAATCGAAAGATCTATTATAATGAAAAGTGGGAAAACCAAAAAGCATATACGAGACAGCAGCTTTCGGAAAAAGAAACGGGGAAAATCTATGGCAAACGCAAAATAGATGTAGAACCCGTCTTCGGATTTCTGAAGGCTAATTTGCGTTTCACCCGTATGTCGGTGAGAGGTAAAGAGAAAGTAGAAAAGGAACTGGGATTTGCATTCATGGCGGTAAACTTGAGAAAGTACACGGCCATGAATGCAAATCCAACCATAGATGGTGACCATAATTCAAACCAAAATGGTTCCCATCATCGAAAACCGATGATGGGAACCATTTTTAGGTTATTCTTGGCTAGTTATGTCCCAGCCTCCCGAAGCTTTTGCATTAATGCATTTCTGTATGCACAGAAATATCTTCTAATGCATGTCCTGCTGCTTCATTTGACTTGTCTTCAAGAGCGAGGTCTCCAAGAGCAATTATCCCAACAAGCTCTCCTCTTTCAATGA
- the ylbD gene encoding YlbD family protein produces the protein MGKDLHPSIQEFKQFVERHPDLIKEVRKSGKGWQPHYEKWILLGEDDPSWEKYKSNSTQKRPGQKKKESKAKGSSQEKLNKLMKMVENVDLDKMEGHINQLNGAVGNIQKLFGQFQDAKRQFSGKSTHHMPFHRRRD, from the coding sequence ATGGGAAAAGATCTGCATCCGTCTATACAAGAATTTAAACAATTTGTAGAACGGCATCCTGACCTTATAAAAGAAGTGAGAAAGAGCGGGAAAGGTTGGCAGCCTCATTACGAGAAATGGATACTCCTAGGAGAAGACGATCCTTCCTGGGAAAAATACAAATCCAACTCAACACAAAAACGGCCTGGCCAAAAGAAGAAAGAATCTAAGGCAAAAGGGAGCAGCCAAGAGAAACTGAATAAGCTAATGAAGATGGTAGAAAACGTGGACCTTGATAAAATGGAAGGTCATATTAATCAATTGAACGGTGCGGTTGGTAATATACAAAAGTTATTTGGACAGTTTCAGGATGCGAAAAGACAGTTTTCTGGAAAGTCTACCCATCATATGCCGTTCCACCGTAGAAGGGATTAA
- the ctaF gene encoding cytochrome c oxidase subunit IVB — translation MSENTNSTALNYRKKQRKEEMKQQVITFVLMIAFTIVAFGMVMAELSKYFVIPILIVLAIVQVGFQLYYFMHMSHKGHEMPALMIYGGMAVAFLTVLTLTVIVWW, via the coding sequence ATGTCTGAAAACACCAATTCTACGGCTCTTAACTACCGCAAAAAACAGCGGAAGGAAGAGATGAAACAACAAGTGATCACGTTTGTACTCATGATTGCCTTTACGATTGTAGCATTTGGTATGGTAATGGCTGAGCTAAGTAAATATTTTGTTATTCCAATTTTAATAGTACTTGCTATTGTGCAAGTTGGATTTCAACTTTATTACTTTATGCACATGAGTCATAAAGGACACGAGATGCCTGCTTTGATGATTTATGGCGGAATGGCTGTCGCCTTTTTAACAGTTCTTACTTTAACTGTTATTGTTTGGTGGTAG
- a CDS encoding YlbE-like family protein — protein sequence MQPSLYQYIQSNPEMVPYIREHPEWYRKLTRNPDSIVEMEQEMKVYFGRTVPQKMEKFAGQMQMVSMFIQLAGSMKD from the coding sequence ATGCAACCGAGTTTGTATCAATACATTCAATCCAATCCAGAAATGGTTCCTTACATTCGCGAGCATCCCGAGTGGTATCGGAAACTGACGCGAAACCCTGATTCTATTGTCGAGATGGAGCAAGAGATGAAGGTTTATTTTGGCCGAACTGTTCCACAGAAAATGGAAAAATTTGCTGGGCAAATGCAGATGGTCTCCATGTTTATCCAATTGGCAGGCTCTATGAAAGACTAG
- the ctaG gene encoding cytochrome c oxidase assembly factor CtaG, whose translation MWLELQIFGFRALWSPYYMLFIVGLAISYYLLTSVYYRRFTSDGNVPTSKQQLSFYTGLLLLYVVKGSPIDLISHIMFTAHMVQMALYYLVFPILVIRGIPQWVWRRIFETPVLSPVLRILTKPLIALLLFNGLFSLYHIPSIFDFTKASPEAHAIITTVILVTAFFMWWPMFTPLKEMKTMSPVLSIGYIFANGVLITPACGLIIFSDVSLYATYHSVGGWIQALSLCVPTDVLSGISLTGPEMFSPLPVLEDQQLGGILMKITQEIVYGYVLARVFFGWFRKESQKIDPIPSTNEGY comes from the coding sequence ATGTGGTTAGAATTACAGATCTTCGGATTTCGAGCTTTATGGAGTCCTTATTATATGCTATTCATTGTTGGACTAGCTATTAGCTATTACTTACTTACTTCGGTTTATTACCGTCGTTTTACATCCGATGGAAACGTACCTACTAGTAAACAACAGCTATCCTTCTATACAGGCTTGCTATTGTTATATGTGGTCAAAGGGTCTCCAATTGATCTCATCTCACATATTATGTTCACCGCCCACATGGTACAAATGGCTTTGTACTATCTTGTATTCCCGATTCTTGTGATAAGAGGAATTCCACAGTGGGTTTGGAGACGAATTTTTGAGACGCCTGTTCTCTCGCCCGTATTGCGCATATTAACGAAACCCCTTATTGCATTGTTACTGTTTAATGGCTTGTTTTCTTTATATCATATTCCAAGTATCTTTGATTTCACGAAGGCGAGCCCAGAAGCACATGCCATTATTACAACGGTTATCCTAGTAACGGCTTTCTTCATGTGGTGGCCAATGTTTACTCCATTGAAGGAAATGAAGACGATGTCTCCGGTATTGAGTATTGGCTATATTTTTGCTAATGGGGTATTAATTACACCAGCATGTGGATTAATCATCTTTTCGGACGTATCCCTCTACGCAACATACCATAGTGTCGGAGGCTGGATACAGGCGCTATCCCTTTGTGTGCCAACGGATGTCTTATCTGGTATATCATTAACTGGGCCGGAAATGTTTTCTCCTCTTCCTGTTTTGGAGGATCAGCAACTTGGTGGAATTTTGATGAAAATTACGCAAGAGATTGTTTATGGGTACGTACTTGCAAGAGTATTCTTCGGATGGTTCCGTAAAGAAAGTCAAAAAATTGATCCTATTCCTTCAACAAACGAAGGATATTAA
- a CDS encoding cytochrome (ubi)quinol oxidase subunit III, whose amino-acid sequence MSHDHSLNPEVMPESPEKATLEGKNKFLGFWFFLGGETVLFASLFGTYLALKGSTGSGPTAEELFGLELVFIMTMLLLTSSLTSVYAMYHMKNNDFGKMQLWLGITVLLGLSFLGCEIYEFYHYIHGEHFTFRSSAFGSAFYTLVGFHGGHVAFGLLWIITLMARNAKRGLNLYNAPKFYIASLYWHFIDVVWVFIFTVVYLIGKVG is encoded by the coding sequence ATGAGTCATGATCACTCTTTAAACCCTGAAGTCATGCCAGAAAGTCCTGAAAAAGCCACCCTTGAAGGTAAAAATAAGTTTCTAGGATTTTGGTTCTTCCTTGGCGGAGAAACAGTATTGTTTGCAAGTCTTTTCGGTACTTATTTGGCATTAAAAGGTTCAACAGGTAGTGGACCGACTGCTGAAGAACTATTCGGATTAGAATTAGTATTCATCATGACGATGTTGCTTCTTACAAGCTCACTTACTAGTGTGTACGCTATGTACCACATGAAAAACAATGATTTTGGTAAAATGCAACTATGGTTAGGAATTACAGTTCTATTAGGGCTAAGTTTCCTTGGTTGTGAGATTTATGAGTTTTATCACTACATTCATGGAGAACACTTTACATTCCGTTCTTCCGCATTTGGTTCTGCGTTCTATACATTAGTTGGATTTCACGGTGGACACGTTGCATTCGGTTTATTGTGGATTATTACACTAATGGCTCGAAATGCAAAAAGAGGACTGAATCTTTACAACGCACCAAAGTTTTATATTGCTAGTCTTTACTGGCACTTTATAGACGTGGTATGGGTATTCATCTTTACAGTTGTTTACCTAATAGGAAAGGTGGGTTAA
- the ytvI gene encoding sporulation integral membrane protein YtvI, with protein MFRYLSKRQWILIIFTILVIIIGYFILPVSVPLIVAFVTALILNPAVRMMQFRFKMNRKLAVTIVFLIFLITIGVIGSYFVTRAVTHIVQFTEDAPTYINQIDEKVAGWEKDLDHFAEDLPKEFIVEVKDGIQGSLESFTETLRKYLKIEKIASIVGLIPQYLVSLLVYLIALFLFMLELPSIKSKAYNQLTEETAEKVQFMNARLSYVVLGFLKAQFLVSIIIFIVSLIGLLIITPEVAVIMSVIIWIIDFVPIIGSIVILGPWAVYMFITGDIATGTQLSILAIILLAIRRTVEPKVMGRHIGLSPLATLIGMYLGLQLLGIMGFILGPLLVIAFNSAREAGIIKWNFKL; from the coding sequence TTGTTTCGATACCTTAGTAAACGCCAATGGATTTTAATTATCTTTACCATTCTAGTTATCATTATAGGGTACTTTATATTACCCGTATCTGTTCCACTAATCGTTGCTTTCGTTACTGCCTTAATTCTAAATCCCGCTGTGCGTATGATGCAATTTCGATTTAAAATGAACCGGAAATTAGCAGTCACGATTGTGTTTTTAATTTTTTTGATAACCATTGGAGTTATTGGGTCTTATTTTGTCACAAGAGCTGTTACCCATATCGTCCAATTTACAGAAGATGCACCTACATATATTAACCAAATTGATGAGAAAGTTGCCGGATGGGAAAAAGACTTAGATCATTTTGCTGAAGATTTGCCAAAAGAATTTATAGTAGAAGTGAAAGATGGAATTCAAGGGTCCCTAGAATCCTTCACCGAAACACTTCGAAAATACCTAAAAATTGAGAAAATCGCATCCATTGTAGGATTGATCCCTCAATATTTAGTTAGTTTGTTGGTTTATTTAATTGCCTTGTTTTTATTTATGCTCGAACTACCGAGTATTAAATCCAAAGCCTACAACCAACTAACAGAAGAAACAGCTGAAAAAGTACAATTCATGAATGCGCGATTATCGTACGTTGTATTAGGATTTCTCAAAGCACAATTCTTAGTAAGTATTATAATCTTTATCGTGTCCCTGATTGGATTGTTAATCATCACTCCAGAAGTAGCAGTTATTATGTCGGTAATCATATGGATTATCGATTTTGTTCCCATTATTGGATCGATAGTTATTCTCGGACCATGGGCGGTATATATGTTTATAACAGGAGACATTGCAACAGGTACCCAATTGTCCATCTTAGCTATCATCCTCCTAGCAATTCGCAGAACGGTAGAGCCTAAAGTGATGGGTCGCCATATCGGACTATCTCCGCTAGCTACTTTAATTGGGATGTATTTAGGACTACAGTTACTAGGGATTATGGGCTTTATTCTCGGTCCTTTGTTAGTAATCGCATTTAACTCTGCTAGAGAAGCTGGGATCATTAAGTGGAACTTCAAATTATAA
- a CDS encoding GNAT family N-acetyltransferase, producing MIIRELTASDYDKAIDLGEYAFNRVIPDQEREERKVDMANHKVLGYWEKEQLAAKLHIRPLKAFLGSTKMSFGGIAGVATWPEFRRQGKVEALIKESLLQMKQENQVISLLHPFSIGFYRRFGWDITQYEHTYTFKPADIAKKNLIGRTERVSFSDKKDIIMDLYERKAKQFGLTLVRTEWWWEKRILTGDEQIVLYWDENQEPGGYLISCLEKEKLSVEEMVFFSEEAFHGLMQWVRNHDSMIESIQLLGWPNEPLDYYLEGGKVDCTVHPYFMTRIVDLFPFLMNYPFFNPKISCSIELDMEDSYAPWNEGKWAVEIEGGEVVAVSRRENSEATLTLRLTIQTLAAWLFGSQPIELLLRMNQIVVTGNKEDLLSLAVPQPPAFLDYF from the coding sequence ATGATAATTAGGGAACTAACAGCTTCGGATTATGACAAAGCAATAGATCTAGGGGAATATGCCTTTAATCGAGTCATACCAGATCAGGAACGGGAAGAGCGAAAAGTAGACATGGCAAATCATAAAGTTCTTGGTTATTGGGAAAAAGAGCAACTAGCAGCTAAATTACATATTCGTCCATTAAAAGCTTTTCTTGGTTCTACGAAAATGTCATTTGGTGGGATTGCTGGAGTGGCGACATGGCCGGAATTTAGAAGACAGGGGAAAGTAGAAGCGTTAATTAAGGAATCCTTACTACAAATGAAACAGGAGAACCAAGTTATAAGTTTGCTTCACCCGTTTTCGATTGGTTTTTACCGACGGTTCGGTTGGGACATAACGCAATATGAGCATACCTATACTTTTAAACCAGCAGACATAGCTAAGAAAAATTTAATAGGTAGGACAGAACGAGTTTCTTTCTCTGATAAGAAAGACATTATCATGGACCTTTATGAGCGAAAAGCAAAACAGTTTGGCTTGACACTAGTACGGACCGAATGGTGGTGGGAAAAGCGAATTTTAACAGGGGACGAACAAATTGTTTTATATTGGGATGAGAATCAGGAGCCTGGAGGCTATCTCATTTCTTGTTTAGAGAAGGAAAAGCTAAGTGTAGAGGAAATGGTGTTTTTTTCTGAAGAAGCTTTCCACGGACTTATGCAATGGGTTCGGAACCATGATTCTATGATTGAAAGTATACAGCTGTTAGGTTGGCCGAATGAACCACTTGACTATTATTTAGAAGGCGGGAAGGTCGATTGTACTGTTCATCCCTACTTCATGACTCGAATTGTAGACCTGTTTCCATTTTTAATGAACTATCCTTTTTTTAATCCAAAGATAAGTTGTAGTATCGAGTTGGATATGGAGGATTCATATGCACCTTGGAATGAAGGGAAATGGGCGGTAGAAATAGAGGGAGGGGAAGTGGTAGCGGTTAGCCGAAGAGAGAATTCGGAGGCCACACTAACCCTTCGATTGACGATCCAAACGTTGGCTGCATGGTTGTTTGGAAGTCAACCCATTGAGTTGTTACTTCGAATGAACCAAATTGTTGTAACGGGAAATAAAGAGGATTTGTTATCATTGGCTGTCCCACAACCACCTGCTTTTTTGGACTATTTCTAA
- a CDS encoding CAP domain-containing protein, whose amino-acid sequence MRAIKSFLLLILMIIGFLYFVPFHNITPSEWLHKDKAEEVEQQVEQVTSQPSSEPNTKQTATAVPIEGELTSWIGKNSSELEKTYGEPIRKDKSSYGYTWWIYTDHESQYAQFGVRDGKVNTVYITGSKGKIDGIALGNSYDALKKERSFQKEISFNVGVTSYRFTLTDKDLEMRPLVALSEDTFMQLYFDTFTQQLSSIRLLDANTLLMQRPYDIYYTGKLPESPILSDEEWTEIEKGAEKQIFDITNIVRKRHQLGSLAWHEEVATVAFGHSKDMSIHNYFSHYSQDGKGLKDRLSAKDVIYQMAGENIAAQYTDGPAAVEGWLNSEGHRHALLEGKYTHLGVGVYKYYYTQNFLQKADQ is encoded by the coding sequence ATGCGGGCTATCAAAAGTTTTTTGTTGCTAATACTAATGATCATTGGTTTTTTATATTTCGTTCCATTTCATAACATAACCCCTAGTGAGTGGCTGCATAAAGATAAAGCTGAAGAGGTAGAACAGCAGGTTGAACAGGTCACTTCTCAACCATCTAGTGAGCCTAATACGAAACAAACGGCGACCGCCGTTCCTATAGAAGGGGAATTAACATCTTGGATTGGCAAAAATAGTTCCGAACTAGAGAAAACGTATGGCGAACCTATTCGCAAAGACAAAAGCTCATATGGCTACACGTGGTGGATTTACACCGATCATGAGAGTCAATATGCGCAGTTCGGGGTGCGAGATGGGAAAGTAAACACTGTATATATTACAGGTAGTAAAGGGAAGATCGACGGGATTGCTTTAGGGAATAGTTACGATGCCCTGAAGAAGGAAAGATCTTTCCAAAAAGAAATTTCCTTTAACGTCGGAGTAACCTCTTATCGTTTTACCCTTACGGATAAAGACCTTGAAATGCGTCCTCTGGTTGCTCTATCCGAGGACACGTTCATGCAACTCTATTTTGATACGTTTACACAACAACTTTCTTCTATTCGGTTGCTGGATGCAAATACACTATTAATGCAAAGACCGTACGATATCTATTACACAGGGAAACTTCCGGAATCGCCGATCTTGTCCGATGAGGAGTGGACGGAAATAGAAAAAGGAGCAGAGAAGCAAATCTTTGATATTACCAACATCGTTCGGAAAAGACATCAATTAGGTTCTCTTGCCTGGCATGAGGAAGTTGCGACTGTTGCCTTCGGGCATAGCAAGGACATGTCCATACACAATTATTTTTCCCATTATTCCCAGGATGGTAAAGGATTAAAAGATCGTTTGAGTGCGAAGGATGTCATCTACCAAATGGCGGGTGAAAATATCGCAGCGCAATATACAGATGGACCAGCAGCGGTAGAAGGCTGGTTAAATAGTGAAGGACATCGCCATGCGTTACTTGAAGGTAAATATACGCATCTGGGCGTAGGCGTCTACAAGTATTACTACACACAAAACTTTCTACAAAAGGCTGACCAGTAG
- a CDS encoding GNAT family N-acetyltransferase, translating to MKIVSPRLTLEAITLESGKILMTNRIAYFLKHQIPFEMEWPSNGFKALLPYYLEKLEEDPTELGFGSWIILENASENLIGNIGFKGRSDEQPPYTLDIGYEILPKYRNQGYATEAVKYLTEWALEQSTVEKVTASCDISNTISQRVLINNSYEKYKHERSFVSYQKTKG from the coding sequence GTGAAGATTGTAAGTCCTCGGTTAACACTAGAAGCTATTACATTAGAAAGCGGCAAAATATTGATGACTAATCGAATTGCTTACTTCTTGAAACATCAAATACCATTTGAGATGGAGTGGCCGTCCAACGGATTTAAGGCGCTGTTACCTTATTACTTAGAGAAGCTGGAGGAAGACCCGACGGAATTAGGGTTTGGCTCGTGGATTATTCTAGAAAATGCATCGGAAAACCTGATCGGAAATATTGGCTTTAAAGGTAGAAGTGATGAACAGCCTCCCTATACTTTAGATATTGGATACGAAATATTGCCAAAATATCGAAACCAAGGTTATGCAACGGAAGCCGTTAAGTATCTGACGGAATGGGCTCTGGAACAGTCTACTGTTGAAAAAGTAACCGCCAGCTGTGACATTTCCAATACGATATCTCAACGTGTTCTTATCAACAACTCATATGAAAAATATAAACACGAACGCTCGTTTGTATCCTATCAGAAGACAAAAGGATAA
- a CDS encoding DUF420 domain-containing protein, producing MHILPTISTFFIVLSAVLVAIGWVLVANHKYKQHKKVMIAGAVSALIFFLIYASRTIFVGNTSFGGPDDIKIYYTIFLIFHIILATTGAVFGIVTLTLAFKRKIAKHRKIGPVTSVIWFFTAITGLAVYLLLYVFFDGGETTSLIKAILGY from the coding sequence ATGCATATTTTACCAACTATAAGTACATTTTTTATCGTCTTAAGTGCTGTACTAGTTGCGATTGGTTGGGTGCTAGTGGCCAATCACAAATATAAGCAGCACAAAAAAGTGATGATTGCAGGTGCAGTTAGTGCCCTAATATTTTTCCTGATCTATGCATCTAGAACGATTTTCGTTGGAAATACGAGCTTCGGTGGTCCGGATGATATTAAAATTTACTATACCATCTTTCTAATTTTTCATATTATCCTTGCTACTACGGGAGCAGTATTCGGAATTGTTACACTGACGCTCGCTTTTAAGCGGAAAATTGCCAAGCACCGAAAAATCGGACCAGTGACGAGTGTTATTTGGTTTTTTACTGCAATTACAGGCTTAGCTGTTTATTTATTACTATACGTTTTCTTTGATGGTGGAGAAACAACAAGTTTAATTAAGGCAATATTAGGTTACTAA